Proteins co-encoded in one Flavobacterium sp. M31R6 genomic window:
- a CDS encoding LexA family transcriptional regulator, which yields MSLFSDNIRTLRVKHKISQEKLAENLCITRGRYVKYEDGTSEAPYDILKKIAHYYHISIDLLLSVDVRKIDTQDLLKLENNRLVLPIMVDREGENFIEVVTQKVKAGYLNGYADPEYIESLQQISLPFLGAGKHRGFPVEGDSMPPHEDGSIIIGRYVESLGEVLDGKTYIFITKSEGMVYKRLNKNKKNALVLESDNRFYPNYEVKASDILEIWEYECNIGRSDIKPKVSEAVSVEEMFLELKREIFEVKESIKK from the coding sequence ATGTCCTTATTTTCAGACAATATCAGAACCCTTCGGGTAAAGCATAAGATATCGCAGGAGAAACTTGCCGAGAATCTTTGTATTACCAGGGGAAGGTATGTGAAATATGAAGATGGCACATCGGAGGCTCCCTATGATATTTTGAAGAAAATAGCGCATTATTACCACATCAGTATCGATTTGTTGTTGTCGGTAGATGTACGTAAAATTGACACGCAAGATTTACTGAAATTGGAGAATAATCGATTAGTGCTTCCGATTATGGTGGATAGGGAAGGAGAGAATTTTATTGAAGTGGTGACACAAAAGGTGAAGGCCGGTTATTTAAACGGTTATGCCGATCCCGAATATATTGAGAGTCTGCAGCAAATTTCACTCCCTTTTTTGGGTGCTGGCAAGCACAGAGGATTCCCCGTAGAGGGCGATTCCATGCCTCCACATGAGGATGGTTCCATCATTATTGGTCGTTACGTAGAATCACTGGGAGAGGTGCTTGATGGCAAGACCTATATATTCATCACTAAGAGTGAGGGGATGGTTTATAAGCGTCTCAACAAAAACAAAAAGAATGCACTTGTTTTGGAATCCGACAATCGGTTTTATCCTAACTATGAAGTTAAAGCTTCTGATATATTGGAGATATGGGAGTATGAATGCAATATTGGGCGAAGTGATATTAAGCCCAAGGTTTCTGAAGCTGTAAGTGTGGAAGAGATGTTTTTGGAATTAAAGCGTGAGATTTTTGAAGTGAAAGAAAGTATTAAGAAGTGA
- a CDS encoding sigma-70 family RNA polymerase sigma factor — protein MKSPLLTSDESVILLELASGNEMAYNYFVEKYWQKVLQQALSFVKSYPVAEELTQDIFIQIWQKKEKLSEIKSFDNYLFIVSRNLIISHIRKKLIETESFKGEKLQEMFLKPDEQYEYKELDKIINEGANLLTEPRRTIFLLSRVEGKDTDFISSELGLAKRTIRWHLLEALNFLRIYLHRHYGIRLLILLGIGLRSFISSFL, from the coding sequence ATGAAATCACCATTGCTCACTTCAGATGAGTCAGTTATTTTATTAGAATTAGCATCAGGGAACGAAATGGCTTATAATTATTTCGTAGAGAAATATTGGCAAAAAGTGTTGCAACAGGCTTTGAGTTTTGTAAAATCGTATCCTGTAGCCGAAGAACTTACCCAAGATATTTTTATACAAATTTGGCAAAAAAAAGAAAAGTTGTCCGAAATAAAAAGTTTTGACAATTACCTTTTCATCGTTAGCCGTAATTTAATTATCTCCCATATTCGTAAAAAATTGATCGAAACAGAATCCTTTAAAGGAGAAAAACTTCAGGAAATGTTTTTAAAACCGGACGAGCAATACGAATATAAGGAATTAGATAAAATCATAAATGAGGGAGCCAATCTTTTGACAGAACCAAGACGTACTATATTTTTATTGAGTCGTGTAGAAGGAAAAGATACGGATTTCATTAGTTCAGAACTTGGTCTGGCCAAAAGAACCATACGTTGGCACTTATTAGAGGCCTTAAACTTCCTTAGAATTTATCTTCACAGGCATTATGGTATCCGTTTGCTGATCCTTTTGGGTATAGGTCTGCGTTCTTTTATTTCTTCTTTTTTGTGA
- a CDS encoding DUF1826 domain-containing protein produces the protein MNNTFSDSSQIGMVSTFSELVNTDFKGEMNALCWYRNLEGDFAAIVNQLQIKENITEVYPKDLLALQLSEKGNIAREIILNDLRLLADFGASPSLNLLKCYERDDEFDFISTDVYSYHVDRSPIATDTFLCTYHGMASDIISNEQADQKILIPEIRKKLKELHNGPSEEFENFLKENYFDLHYQAQPHAVPINLGLGHLWRLAVDHPKQQVLPCIHRAPIENEGEYRLLLIC, from the coding sequence ATGAACAATACATTTTCTGACAGCAGCCAAATTGGAATGGTATCCACTTTTTCTGAACTTGTAAATACGGATTTTAAGGGAGAAATGAATGCCCTATGCTGGTACCGAAATTTGGAAGGCGATTTTGCAGCCATTGTAAATCAACTGCAAATAAAAGAAAATATAACGGAAGTTTATCCTAAAGATTTATTGGCACTCCAACTATCGGAAAAGGGAAATATAGCAAGGGAAATTATCTTAAATGATTTACGCTTATTAGCCGATTTCGGAGCTTCCCCTTCTCTTAATTTACTTAAATGTTACGAACGGGATGATGAATTTGATTTCATATCCACCGATGTGTATTCATATCATGTTGATCGTTCGCCCATTGCAACGGATACTTTTTTATGTACCTATCACGGTATGGCAAGTGATATTATTTCTAATGAACAAGCGGACCAAAAAATTCTAATCCCTGAAATTCGAAAAAAGCTCAAAGAGCTGCATAACGGCCCATCGGAGGAATTTGAAAACTTTTTAAAGGAAAATTATTTTGATTTGCATTATCAGGCGCAACCCCATGCAGTGCCTATTAATTTAGGATTAGGACATCTTTGGCGTCTGGCGGTGGATCATCCAAAACAACAGGTGCTACCTTGTATTCACAGAGCACCAATAGAAAATGAAGGAGAATACCGTTTATTGTTGATTTGCTAA
- a CDS encoding DUF6544 family protein, which yields MTTTLSIVVFILILFILGKVNLSIKFSREVKALFAQSKRIAGQSFHKTQLDSLPEPVQRYFNHILKEGQPYISYARIKHNGLFKTGLDKGWINITGEQYATTEKPGFIWKGTTAMFVARDMYISDKGRLIATLFSLYNVVDAKGDKYNEGELLRWLGESVLYPTNFLPSERLQWFPIDSNTAKLTFEYNGLSLFFKITFNEIGEITEMETKRYMGEDSLETWVIKAANYKEWNNVIIPTAFDVIWRLDKGDFSYAKFNITEVEYDRPEKF from the coding sequence ATGACAACCACTTTATCTATAGTAGTCTTCATTCTGATCCTATTCATTCTTGGCAAAGTAAACTTGTCCATAAAATTCAGCAGGGAAGTAAAAGCACTTTTTGCTCAATCCAAGAGAATAGCTGGCCAGTCATTTCATAAAACCCAATTGGACAGTTTACCGGAACCCGTGCAACGCTATTTTAACCATATCCTAAAAGAAGGGCAACCCTACATCAGTTATGCTAGAATAAAGCACAATGGGCTATTCAAAACAGGGCTTGACAAAGGTTGGATAAACATAACGGGGGAACAATATGCAACAACAGAAAAGCCGGGCTTTATTTGGAAAGGCACAACCGCAATGTTTGTTGCCCGGGATATGTATATTTCAGACAAAGGCAGACTGATTGCCACGCTTTTTTCACTGTATAATGTTGTGGATGCAAAAGGGGACAAATACAATGAAGGCGAACTGCTTCGCTGGTTGGGAGAGAGTGTTTTATATCCGACAAATTTTTTACCCAGTGAAAGATTACAATGGTTCCCGATAGATTCAAATACAGCAAAACTGACTTTTGAGTATAACGGACTTTCGTTGTTTTTCAAAATCACGTTTAATGAAATAGGCGAAATAACGGAAATGGAAACCAAAAGATATATGGGCGAAGACAGTTTAGAAACCTGGGTTATAAAAGCGGCAAATTACAAAGAATGGAATAACGTAATTATACCAACAGCTTTTGACGTTATATGGCGATTGGACAAAGGAGATTTCAGTTATGCAAAATTCAATATCACTGAAGTGGAGTACGACAGACCTGAAAAATTCTAA
- a CDS encoding DUF1810 domain-containing protein, with amino-acid sequence MPYSNTTLMRFLEAQNKMYLTAFSEIEKGKKETHWMWFIFPQIKGLGHSDTANYYAIANLKEAEEFLEHPILGKHLIEITTLLLRLKHKSAEAIFGNLDAIKLRSSMTLFASVKNTNPIFKEVLDVYFSGQFDTLTLSIINSTSHKPIDSTTS; translated from the coding sequence ATGCCATACTCTAACACTACTTTAATGCGCTTTTTAGAAGCACAAAACAAAATGTACCTCACCGCTTTTTCTGAAATTGAAAAAGGTAAAAAAGAGACCCATTGGATGTGGTTTATCTTTCCTCAGATAAAAGGATTGGGACACAGTGATACTGCAAATTATTACGCCATTGCCAACCTAAAAGAAGCGGAAGAATTTCTGGAGCACCCCATATTGGGCAAACACCTTATAGAAATTACAACACTACTCCTACGTTTGAAACATAAATCTGCAGAAGCAATATTTGGAAACTTAGATGCCATCAAATTACGTTCTTCAATGACTCTTTTTGCTTCGGTAAAAAATACAAATCCCATATTCAAAGAAGTATTGGATGTTTATTTTTCAGGTCAGTTTGATACCCTTACTTTGTCCATTATTAATTCAACTTCACATAAACCTATTGATTCTACAACCTCATGA
- the dinB gene encoding DNA polymerase IV: MIRAIVHMDLDTFFVSCERLENSQLEGIPLIIGGGDRGVVASCSYEARRFGVRSAMPINMAMRLCPQAKIVKGDMELYSKLSHDVTQVIQEKAPIMEKASIDEFYLDITGMDRFHGSYKWTNELAQSVIKETGLPISFALSVNKTVSKIATGEGKPRGNLEIPENNVQAFLNPLSIQKIPMVGNVTFQLLSRIGIRTIQTLSEMPAEVLQRMIGKNGLEIWKKANGIDNTPVEPYTERKSISTEHTFSQDTIDIIKLKSVLMGMVEKLAFQLRSEQWLTSTIVVKIRYANFDTETKQCKIAYTSADHVLTRNVTDLFDKLYHRRMRLRLIGIRFSGLVRGTYQINLFEDTQEMLSLYAAMDKMKSRYGFDAVMRCAGASFKPNTKDEILRRKL, from the coding sequence ATGATACGGGCAATTGTACACATGGATTTGGATACCTTTTTTGTATCCTGCGAAAGATTGGAAAACTCTCAATTGGAGGGAATTCCACTAATTATTGGTGGTGGAGATCGCGGTGTGGTAGCTTCCTGCTCCTATGAGGCACGTCGTTTTGGAGTGCGCTCGGCTATGCCCATCAACATGGCGATGCGGCTTTGCCCACAGGCCAAGATTGTCAAAGGCGATATGGAATTGTACTCCAAATTATCGCATGATGTAACCCAGGTGATTCAGGAAAAAGCACCCATAATGGAAAAAGCCAGTATTGATGAGTTCTATCTCGATATTACAGGCATGGATCGTTTTCATGGCAGCTATAAATGGACGAATGAACTAGCACAATCGGTAATTAAAGAAACGGGATTGCCTATCAGTTTCGCTTTGTCTGTCAATAAAACGGTTTCCAAAATAGCCACGGGTGAAGGCAAACCCAGAGGGAATTTAGAAATTCCCGAGAATAATGTACAAGCCTTTTTAAATCCGCTGTCCATCCAAAAGATACCAATGGTGGGCAATGTGACTTTTCAGCTTTTATCCCGAATTGGCATTCGCACCATCCAGACACTCTCCGAAATGCCTGCCGAAGTACTCCAACGCATGATTGGCAAAAATGGTCTGGAAATATGGAAGAAAGCCAATGGCATTGACAATACTCCTGTAGAACCCTATACGGAGCGAAAATCCATTTCTACCGAGCATACTTTTTCCCAGGACACGATTGACATCATAAAACTCAAATCGGTGCTGATGGGTATGGTCGAAAAACTGGCTTTCCAACTCCGTTCCGAACAGTGGCTAACCTCAACGATAGTGGTTAAAATACGTTATGCCAATTTTGACACCGAAACCAAACAATGCAAAATAGCCTACACCTCAGCAGACCACGTCCTAACCCGAAATGTAACCGATCTCTTCGATAAACTATACCATCGACGAATGCGGCTTCGTTTAATAGGCATCCGTTTCAGTGGACTCGTAAGAGGTACCTACCAAATCAATCTCTTTGAAGACACACAGGAAATGCTGTCCCTTTATGCCGCCATGGACAAAATGAAGAGCCGTTATGGGTTTGATGCCGTAATGCGTTGTGCCGGCGCATCCTTTAAACCCAACACCAAAGATGAAATTTTAAGACGTAAACTCTAA
- a CDS encoding GNAT family N-acetyltransferase codes for MKYTLVGEETERLKFRLLNLEDFDVWVEFFENIEVCRFLGVDKIQTPKERCKLWFEMTFERYKKDLGGANVLIEKSTNKIIGQSGLIVREIDGKQEIEIAYSILPAFRKKGFATESTEKCKEFAFANKFSESLISIINIENVNSEKVAEKNGMKNDKTIDYNGMLVNIYRININEQ; via the coding sequence ATGAAATATACACTAGTAGGAGAAGAAACGGAAAGGTTAAAATTTAGGTTATTAAATCTTGAGGATTTTGATGTTTGGGTTGAATTCTTTGAAAATATTGAAGTTTGTAGGTTTTTAGGAGTGGACAAAATTCAAACACCAAAAGAAAGATGTAAACTTTGGTTTGAAATGACATTTGAAAGATATAAAAAAGATTTGGGCGGAGCGAACGTATTAATAGAAAAATCGACAAATAAAATTATTGGTCAAAGTGGACTTATAGTCAGAGAAATTGATGGTAAGCAAGAAATAGAGATTGCATATTCAATTTTGCCAGCATTTAGAAAAAAAGGATTCGCAACCGAATCGACTGAAAAATGTAAAGAGTTTGCTTTTGCAAATAAATTTTCTGAAAGCTTAATTTCAATAATTAATATTGAAAATGTTAATTCTGAAAAAGTTGCCGAGAAAAACGGAATGAAAAATGACAAAACAATTGATTATAATGGAATGTTAGTAAATATTTACAGAATCAATATTAATGAACAATAA
- a CDS encoding carbohydrate kinase family protein: protein MIKLFKVKAVTFGEVLWDVFPTHKKIGGAPLNVALRMKSFGAESTIISKIGSDADGKEIVSFLSEKGIDTDIIQISEEYKTGVVNVMINEKGNASYDILYPSAWDKIVLNENIKKKVSDADVFIFGSLICRDEESRSTLKALLEEAKYKVFDVNLRAPYYTIDVLVELMIKADFIKLNDEELFEISRKLNSPYNSFEQNIKFIADKTNTKQVCVTKGAFGAVLYYNEKFYYNSGYFIKVVDTVGAGDSFLASLIVRLLRGKSPQKSLNYACAIGALVAGEEGANPKISEKVISDYMKIDKKSTITK from the coding sequence ATGATTAAGTTATTTAAAGTTAAAGCGGTCACATTCGGAGAAGTTTTATGGGATGTATTTCCAACCCATAAGAAAATAGGAGGAGCACCATTGAATGTTGCACTTAGAATGAAATCCTTTGGAGCTGAATCTACTATTATCAGTAAAATTGGTTCCGATGCTGATGGTAAAGAAATTGTTTCTTTTTTATCAGAAAAAGGGATTGATACGGATATAATTCAAATTAGTGAAGAGTATAAAACGGGTGTTGTTAATGTAATGATTAATGAAAAGGGAAATGCATCATATGATATTTTATATCCTTCTGCATGGGATAAAATAGTATTGAATGAAAATATAAAGAAAAAGGTTTCTGATGCTGATGTTTTTATTTTCGGAAGTTTAATCTGTAGGGATGAAGAATCTAGGTCAACTTTAAAAGCTTTATTGGAAGAAGCAAAATATAAAGTTTTTGATGTCAATTTAAGAGCTCCCTATTATACAATTGATGTATTAGTAGAGCTTATGATAAAGGCAGACTTCATCAAGCTTAACGATGAAGAACTTTTTGAAATAAGCAGAAAATTAAATTCTCCCTATAATTCTTTTGAGCAAAACATTAAATTTATTGCAGACAAAACAAATACAAAACAAGTATGTGTTACCAAAGGTGCATTTGGAGCTGTTTTGTACTACAATGAGAAGTTTTATTATAATAGCGGTTACTTTATTAAGGTAGTGGATACTGTTGGTGCAGGGGATTCATTTTTAGCATCACTAATAGTAAGGTTACTAAGAGGGAAGTCGCCTCAAAAGTCATTGAATTATGCTTGTGCAATTGGGGCTTTAGTAGCTGGAGAAGAAGGGGCAAATCCGAAGATTTCTGAAAAAGTAATTAGTGATTATATGAAAATTGATAAAAAAAGCACTATTACTAAATAG
- a CDS encoding glycoside hydrolase family 32 protein produces the protein MKYKKIVLLSSIFFSLVSCSQNDDTYIGGSISGGPVEMTSIYPVPPSQWMGGTDPYYSAGYTGDIMPYFDNGKFHIFFLHDAQNKPAGKGFHDIHEFQSSDLVKFSYEGQMIPFGNATDPDFAVGTGSVVKVGNVYYFYYTGHNETPAFMQSNARESVLCATSTDLKNWIKVSTFKITAPAGYYNYDFRDPHVFYNEELKKYSMIVSTQTEPGRKAVLLHFTCADPVSGKWDVQEPIYTTTAQENYLMMECADVFKMGNYWYLFFSENWGGSKGTHYRMASSINGPWITPENDMIDGEYFYAGKTASDGNKRYVFGWNARKSPENDTGNKEWAGNMVIHELTQNADGTLGAQAPKSVKDLFSKSIKVETATTLGNVTESNGTYNLNGASEKAMVLFKNIEKKVKIKGQFTLGNATGSAGFVFQTNDGGSYYKIAFEPSKGKIVGYNSASQEVTRIPFKFQSGVKYDVEIVAEGSVCILYINGKAALSNRIYGRDKNKWGIIAEGQNFTVSDLQVTKPE, from the coding sequence ATGAAGTATAAAAAAATAGTACTGTTATCATCAATCTTTTTTTCGCTGGTTTCCTGCAGTCAAAATGATGATACCTATATTGGGGGTTCCATTTCTGGAGGTCCCGTAGAAATGACAAGTATTTATCCTGTACCACCATCCCAATGGATGGGTGGTACGGATCCTTACTATAGTGCAGGTTATACAGGAGACATAATGCCTTATTTTGATAATGGAAAATTCCATATCTTTTTTCTGCATGATGCACAGAATAAACCTGCCGGAAAAGGATTTCATGATATCCATGAATTTCAAAGTAGCGATTTAGTTAAATTTTCATATGAGGGCCAAATGATTCCATTCGGAAATGCCACCGATCCGGATTTTGCGGTAGGAACAGGTTCGGTTGTCAAGGTGGGTAATGTATATTATTTTTATTATACAGGCCACAATGAAACGCCGGCTTTTATGCAATCTAATGCAAGAGAAAGCGTGTTATGCGCCACAAGTACCGATTTGAAAAACTGGATAAAAGTATCTACATTTAAAATTACAGCTCCTGCAGGATACTACAATTATGATTTTAGAGATCCTCATGTGTTTTATAATGAGGAACTAAAAAAATATTCAATGATTGTAAGTACCCAAACTGAGCCAGGAAGGAAAGCCGTTTTGTTGCATTTTACATGTGCGGATCCTGTATCTGGTAAATGGGATGTTCAAGAACCTATTTATACGACTACAGCACAAGAGAATTATCTGATGATGGAATGTGCTGATGTTTTTAAAATGGGCAATTATTGGTACTTATTTTTCTCTGAAAACTGGGGCGGTTCAAAAGGAACACATTATAGAATGGCATCTTCAATCAATGGACCTTGGATCACTCCTGAAAATGATATGATTGATGGTGAATATTTTTATGCAGGAAAAACAGCTTCAGACGGAAACAAACGTTATGTTTTTGGTTGGAATGCCAGAAAATCACCTGAGAATGATACTGGAAACAAAGAGTGGGCGGGTAATATGGTTATTCATGAGTTGACACAAAATGCAGACGGAACTCTTGGAGCTCAGGCACCGAAATCGGTAAAAGATTTATTTTCTAAAAGCATCAAGGTTGAAACAGCTACAACTTTAGGGAATGTAACAGAAAGTAACGGTACTTATAATTTAAATGGTGCATCGGAGAAGGCGATGGTGTTGTTTAAAAATATTGAGAAAAAAGTTAAGATAAAAGGACAATTCACTCTTGGAAATGCAACTGGTTCAGCTGGTTTTGTATTTCAGACCAATGATGGCGGAAGCTATTATAAAATTGCTTTTGAGCCTAGTAAAGGTAAAATTGTAGGTTACAATTCGGCTTCACAAGAAGTAACCAGGATTCCTTTTAAATTTCAATCGGGCGTGAAATATGATGTTGAAATTGTTGCCGAAGGAAGTGTTTGTATTCTTTACATTAATGGAAAAGCAGCATTGAGCAATCGTATTTATGGAAGGGATAAAAATAAATGGGGAATCATAGCAGAGGGACAAAATTTTACAGTTTCAGATCTTCAGGTGACAAAACCAGAATAA
- a CDS encoding DNA polymerase III subunit alpha, whose protein sequence is MYLNCHSFHSLRYGTIPLKELIGQAVACGVKTMALTDINTVTGIYDFIKGCDAVGIKPIVGIEFRCHHQLRYIGLAKNTNGLAEMNRFLTAHNFSGESLPICAPKFNNVFIIYYLEEAPATLRENEYIGIRPEELPKLFLLEWKSKISKMVILQPVTFRTKREFNLHKILRAIDTNNILSKLTESDYCKTSEVMLPLESLLLAYEEYPEIISNTQAVMDLCNFEFEFNTPKNKKFYTTNRESDLALLTTLAYQGLLWRYGKDNTLAKTRVEKELKVIDQLQFCGYFLITWDIIRYSNSRGFMHIGRGSGANSIIAYCLGITDICPLELDLYFERFLNLNRKSPPDFDIDWSWKERNVILEYIFNRYGADHVAFCGTNVEFKYRSIFREVGKVFGLPKEELDRLAKNPMKLHDSNSIVKLVQEYGMLLEKYPNQRSMHSCGIIISEDPITNYTPLEMPPKGFPIVLFDMHIAEDIGFEKFDILSQRGIGHIDDSVKLIEKNRGIRVNIRDTSLSKDEALANNYLAQGKTIGCFYIESPAMRGLLRRLKCDNYKTLVAASSIIRPGVAQSGMMKEYIFRHNHPDRFEYFHEVFKEQLGETYGIMVYQEDVIKIALYYGGLPAADGDILRRAMSGKGRSKEALQKVKDNFFACCAQKGHPLALSEEIYRQIESFAGYSFCKAHSASYAVESYQSLYLKVYYPIEFMVAVINNQGGFYRTEVYVHEARMAGATIHNPCVNKSEYETTLYGTDVYLGFMHLQSLESKMAHFIVSDRNKNGDFQSLEDFINRIPMGIEGIKILIFIGAFRFTGKTKNQLLVIASLLLNNFKPENRNLLLIQEPVKEYKLPTLERSLFEDAFDEIELLSFPVSCTPFDLLQTKSRGDIMAKDLLSCHKKQVRMLAYLISRKQVPTKRGTMYFGTWVDHEGSYFDTAHFPDSLTQYPFLGGGCYLLLGTVEVDYHFPTITITKMAKMPFIPDPRYMDSKDQFKTQSQIKEDVSSTHRAPYPQEHEIHLPRHRMIS, encoded by the coding sequence ATGTACCTCAACTGCCACTCCTTCCATTCCTTGCGTTACGGCACTATTCCTCTAAAAGAGCTCATTGGACAGGCGGTCGCTTGTGGGGTAAAAACAATGGCACTTACGGATATTAACACCGTAACCGGAATTTATGACTTTATAAAAGGATGTGATGCCGTGGGAATCAAACCGATTGTAGGTATCGAATTTCGTTGTCATCACCAATTGCGATACATAGGTTTGGCTAAAAATACCAATGGACTCGCCGAGATGAACCGCTTTTTGACTGCCCATAATTTCAGTGGGGAGTCCTTGCCTATTTGCGCTCCCAAATTCAATAACGTGTTTATCATTTATTACTTAGAGGAAGCTCCTGCTACGCTTCGGGAGAACGAGTATATTGGAATTCGACCGGAAGAACTACCGAAGCTATTTCTGTTGGAATGGAAAAGTAAAATTTCAAAAATGGTCATCCTCCAGCCCGTAACTTTTAGAACCAAAAGAGAATTCAACCTGCATAAGATTCTGCGGGCCATAGATACCAACAACATCCTGTCCAAACTTACCGAGTCGGATTATTGCAAGACTTCCGAAGTAATGTTGCCCTTGGAATCCCTTTTATTGGCCTATGAGGAGTACCCCGAAATTATTTCCAATACACAAGCAGTAATGGATTTGTGCAATTTTGAATTTGAATTCAATACCCCCAAAAATAAAAAGTTCTACACCACCAATCGGGAAAGTGATCTGGCACTGTTAACCACCCTAGCCTATCAAGGACTTTTGTGGCGTTATGGTAAAGACAATACTTTGGCCAAAACCCGTGTGGAAAAAGAACTTAAAGTAATTGACCAACTCCAGTTCTGCGGTTATTTTTTAATCACTTGGGATATTATTCGCTACAGCAACAGCCGTGGATTTATGCACATCGGTCGTGGTAGCGGGGCCAACAGCATCATTGCCTACTGCCTGGGGATTACAGATATTTGCCCGTTGGAACTCGATTTGTACTTTGAACGCTTTTTGAATCTGAATCGTAAGAGCCCGCCCGATTTTGATATCGACTGGAGTTGGAAAGAACGCAATGTAATTTTAGAATACATTTTTAACCGATACGGAGCCGACCATGTTGCCTTCTGTGGTACGAATGTTGAATTCAAATACCGTTCTATCTTTCGGGAAGTGGGTAAAGTCTTTGGATTACCCAAAGAAGAACTCGATAGACTCGCCAAGAATCCAATGAAGTTGCACGACAGCAACAGCATAGTGAAATTGGTACAAGAATACGGTATGTTGCTGGAGAAATACCCAAACCAGCGTAGTATGCATTCCTGCGGAATTATAATCTCCGAAGACCCCATCACCAATTATACACCGTTGGAAATGCCTCCCAAGGGATTCCCTATTGTGCTTTTTGACATGCATATCGCCGAAGACATCGGCTTCGAAAAATTCGACATCCTGAGCCAACGGGGCATTGGACATATTGATGACAGCGTGAAACTTATTGAAAAAAACAGGGGAATCCGAGTGAATATTCGCGACACTTCCCTCTCTAAAGATGAAGCTTTAGCCAATAACTATTTGGCTCAAGGCAAAACCATTGGTTGCTTTTATATAGAAAGCCCGGCCATGCGAGGTTTATTGCGACGCCTGAAATGTGATAATTATAAAACACTGGTAGCTGCCTCATCAATTATTCGTCCGGGTGTGGCACAGTCTGGAATGATGAAAGAGTATATCTTTCGTCACAACCATCCCGACAGATTCGAATACTTTCACGAAGTGTTTAAAGAACAGCTTGGGGAAACCTATGGCATTATGGTCTATCAGGAAGATGTCATTAAAATTGCCCTCTACTACGGTGGACTTCCCGCAGCAGATGGAGACATTCTCCGTCGTGCCATGAGTGGCAAAGGACGCTCTAAAGAAGCACTTCAAAAAGTCAAAGACAATTTCTTCGCCTGCTGTGCCCAAAAAGGACATCCCCTTGCCCTTAGCGAGGAAATCTACCGACAGATTGAATCTTTTGCCGGTTATTCATTCTGCAAGGCGCATTCTGCTTCCTATGCCGTGGAAAGCTATCAAAGCCTGTATCTTAAGGTCTATTACCCCATTGAGTTTATGGTGGCTGTCATCAACAATCAGGGTGGATTTTACAGAACTGAAGTCTATGTGCACGAAGCGCGTATGGCAGGAGCCACCATCCATAATCCTTGCGTGAACAAAAGCGAATACGAAACCACGCTCTATGGTACTGATGTCTATTTGGGATTTATGCACCTACAAAGTTTGGAATCCAAAATGGCACATTTCATAGTCTCGGATCGGAACAAAAATGGTGACTTTCAATCGCTGGAAGATTTCATCAATCGCATCCCAATGGGCATTGAAGGAATTAAAATCTTAATTTTTATAGGCGCTTTTCGCTTTACTGGCAAAACCAAAAACCAGTTGCTCGTTATCGCCAGTTTACTCTTGAATAATTTCAAACCCGAAAACAGAAACTTATTATTGATACAAGAACCTGTTAAAGAATACAAACTCCCAACGCTGGAGCGTTCTCTGTTTGAAGACGCTTTTGACGAAATTGAACTACTCAGTTTCCCTGTTTCCTGCACTCCCTTTGACCTTTTGCAGACCAAGTCACGCGGCGACATAATGGCCAAAGATCTTCTTTCCTGTCATAAAAAACAAGTACGAATGCTGGCCTATCTCATCTCCAGAAAACAGGTACCCACCAAAAGAGGAACTATGTATTTTGGAACTTGGGTTGACCATGAAGGTTCTTATTTTGATACGGCACACTTTCCCGACAGTTTGACTCAGTATCCTTTTCTGGGAGGTGGCTGTTATCTCCTTCTGGGCACAGTAGAAGTAGATTATCATTTCCCAACTATTACCATAACCAAAATGGCCAAGATGCCCTTTATCCCCGATCCTAGATATATGGATTCCAAAGACCAGTTCAAAACCCAAAGCCAAATCAAGGAAGATGTCAGCAGTACCCATCGTGCTCCTTATCCACAGGAACATGAGATACATCTCCCTAGACATAGAATGATTTCTTGA